From one Carassius auratus strain Wakin unplaced genomic scaffold, ASM336829v1 scaf_tig00214575, whole genome shotgun sequence genomic stretch:
- the LOC113092376 gene encoding aspartate aminotransferase, cytoplasmic-like, translating to MSIFGEVPQAAPVAVFKLTADFREDQNPRKVNLGVGAYRTDEGQPWVLPVVRKVEKMIADDHSLNHEYLPILGLPEFRSSSSKIALGEDSPAIKDNRVGAVQCLGGTGALKIGAEFLRRWYNGTDNTKTPIYVSAPTWENHNAVFSNAGFEDIRPYKYWDAGKRGLDLEGFLGDLESAPDHSIFVLHACAHNPTGTDPTQDQWKQIADVMKRKSLFAFFDSAYQGFASGNLDKDAWAVRYFVSQGFELFCAQSFSKNFGLYNERVGNLTVVAKDQDNLNRVLSQMEKIVRITWSNPPSQGARLVAITLNTPELFAEWKDNVKTMADRVLLMRAQLKEKLKALGTPGTWEHITEQIGMFSFTGLNPKQVEYLVKEKHIYLMASGRINMCGLTTKNIDYVAESIHEAVTTVQ from the exons ATGTCGATATTTGGTGAAGTCCCGCAAGCTGCTCCTGTCGCAGTGTTTAAACTGACAGCAGATTTCCGTGAAGATCAGAATCCCCGGAAGGTGAATCTGGGAGTCGGAG CCTACAGGACAGATGAAGGTCAGCCCTGGGTTCTGCCCGTGGTGAGAAAAGTGGAGAAGATGATCGCTGATGACCATAGTTTGAACCACGAGTACCTGCCCATTCTAGGCCTGCCAGAGTTTCGTTCAAGCTCATCTAAGATCGCTCTGGGTGAAGACAGTCCTGCCATCAAGGACAATCGG GTAGGAGCCGTGCAGTGCTTAGGTGGCACTGGTGCTCTGAAGATTGGAGCAGAGTTTCTTCGCCGTTGGTATAATGGAACTGACAACACAAAAACACCCATTTATGTGTCGGCACCCACATGGG AGAACCACAATGCTGTTTTCTCTAACGCTGGATTTGAGGACATCCGTCCATACAAATACTGGGATGCAGGGAAGCGTGGACTCGATCTGGAAGGTTTTCTGGGTGACCTAGAG AGCGCACCTGATCACTCCATCTTTGTGCTGCATGCCTGCGCTCACAACCCCACTGGCACAGATCCCACCCAGGACCAATGGAAACAGATCGCTGATGTCATGAAG CGAAAGAGTCTGTTTGCCTTCTTTGATTCAGCCTATCAGGGTTTTGCCTCAGGAAATTTAGATAAGGACGCCTGGGCTGTCCGCTATTTTGTGTCACAAGGTTTTGAATTATTCTGTGCCCAGTCATTCTCAAAGAACTTCGGTCTGTACA ATGAGAGAGTGGGGAACCTGACTGTTGTAGCCAAAGACCAAGACAATTTGAACCGTGTTTTGTCTCAAATGGAGAAGATCGTTCGCATCACCTGGTCCAACCCTCCGTCCCAGGGTGCACGTCTGGTTGCCATCACACTCAACACCCCTGAACTCTTTGCTGAATG GAAGGACAATGTGAAGACCATGGCAGACAGAGTCCTGCTCATGCGTGCTCAGCTGAAGGAAAAACTCAAAGCACTCGGAACTCCTGGAACCTGGGAGCACATCACTGAACAGATCGGCATGTTTAGCTTCACCGGACTCAACC CTAAGCAGGTGGAGTACCTGGTGAAAGAAAAGCACATTTATCTTATGGCGAGCGGTCGCATAAACATGTGTGGCCTCACCACCAAGAACATCGACTATGTGGCCGAGTCCATTCATGAGGCTGTCACTACAGTCCAATAA
- the LOC113092397 gene encoding homeobox protein Nkx-2.3-like: MMLPSPITSTPFSVKDILKLEQQSRHLQSLHPAQHHAQLHPELQERFQAPSCFLGGGDSPGFSDNDEKMSFLNSLSMQDSLVESSLSPPMFVHPGLGHVDTKLEDELEDHETKSCGAIIRSPECEGEAHSDTERAQRQRTRRKPRVLFSQAQVFELERRFKQQRYLSAPEREHLASTLKLTSTQVKIWFQNRRYKCKRQRQDKTLEMAGHHHPPPPPRRVAVPVLVRDGKPCLTGSQSYNATYAVNPGPYTYNGYSSYNNAAYTNPYSCTYPSLPPLPANTSTNALMSMSLNNLGTYSQPQTSQGTPVSACQGTLQGIRAW; encoded by the exons ATGATGCTTCCGAGCCCGATCACATCAACGCCGTTTTCTGTGAAGGATATACTGAAACTGGAGCAGCAATCTCGCCACCTTCAATCTCTGCATCCCGCGCAACACCACGCACAACTGCATCCGGAACTGCAGGAGAGATTCCAGGCACCATCCTGTTTTCTCGGAGGTGGAGACAGCCCCGGCTTCTCAGACAACGACGAGAAGATGTCTTTCCTGAACTCTCTCTCCATGCAGGACAGTTTAGTGGAGAGCAGCCTTTCGCCTCCGATGTTCGTCCATCCGGGCCTGGGACACGTCGACACTAAACTTGAAGATGAACTTGAGGACCACGAAACGA AGAGCTGCGGTGCCATCATCAGATCCCCGGAGTGTGAGGGCGAGGCGCACTCGGACACGGAGCGCGCGCAGCGGCAGAGGACGCGCAGGAAGCCGCGGGTTCTCTTCAGCCAGGCGCAGGTCTTCGAGCTCGAGCGGCGCTTCAAGCAGCAGCGCTATTTGTCCGCTCCCGAGAGAGAACATTTGGCTAGTACCCTGAAGCTGACATCGACGCAGGTCAAAATCTGGTTCCAGAACCGCAGATACAAATGCAAGCGACAGCGTCAGGACAAAACACTGGAAATGGCAGGACACCATCACCCGCCGCCGCCGCCCAGGAGAGTGGCGGTGCCTGTCCTAGTTCGGGATGGCAAACCGTGTTTAACGGGATCACAGAGCTACAACGCCACGTACGCGGTGAACCCAGGCCCCTACACATATAACGGCTACTCGTCTTATAATAACGCCGCGTACACAAACCCTTACAGCTGTACATATCCCAGCCTTCCTCCTCTCCCAGCAAACACATCCACTAATGCGCTGATGAGCATGAGTCTGAACAACCTCGGAACATATTCCCAACCTCAGACATCGCAAGGGACACCCGTGTCCGCGTGCCAAGGGACTCTGCAGGGCATTCGAGCATGGTAG